GGGCGGCGGTCATCCATGGTGATGATGTCCGCGTTGCGCAGTAGCAGATCGAGTTTCATGGGGTTCCTGGCGTTAGCGGTGGGAGGTGGTGACGGACTTGATGCGGGTGTAGTCCTCGAGCCCGAAAACGGACAGGTCCTTGCCGGTCCCGGAGTGCTTGAAGCCGCCGTGCGGGGCCTCGGCCGGGATCACCTGGTGGCAGTTGATCCACACGGAGCCGAAGTCGAGCTCGTTGGAGACCCGGGTGACCACCCCGTGGTTGTTGGACCAGACGCTGGAGGCCAGCGCGTACTTGGTGCCGTTGGCAAGGTCGATGGCTTCTTTCTCCGTGGCGAACGGCTGCACGGTGAGCACGGGACCGAAGATCTCGTCGCACACCACCTCGTCGCTCTGGAAGACGCCGTCGATCACCGTGGGCTGGAAGTGGTACCCGGTGCCGGTGCGCTTGCCGCCGGAGAGCACCGTGGCGTTCGCCGGCAGCCGGGACATAAAGCCCTCCACCCGCTCCAGCTGCGCGGCACTGTTCAGCGGGCCAAGATCCGCGTCGTCGCCGCCCACGGTGAGCGCGGCTGCCGCGGACCCGAGGGCAGCCGCGAACTCGGTGTGGATGGACTGCTCCACCAGTACGCGGGTGACGGCGGTGCAGTCCTGGCCGGCGTTGAAGAAGGCGCTCAGAGCGATTTCCTTGGCTGTCAGCTGAATGTCGACGTCGCCGAAGACAATCGCCGGCGCCTTGCCGCCGAGTTCCAGGTGGACGTCCTTGAGTGTTTTGGCTGCCGCGGACATGACCTGCGCGCCGGCACGGGTGGAGCCGGTGATGGAGACCATTTCCGGGATCTCGTGATCGACCATCGCCGCACCGGCGTCACGGCCGCCGCAGACGATGTTCACGACGCCGGCCGGGAACACCTCCTGGGCCAGCTCGCCCAGGATCAGGGTGGACCACGGCGTGGTGTCGGCGGGCTTGAGGACCAGGGTGTTGCCGGCGGCCAGGGCCGGGCCGATCTTCCAGATGGCCATCATAAATGGGTAGTTCCACGGGGTGATCTGCGCGACCACGCCCAGCGGCTCGCGCCGGATGGTGGAGGTGAAGCCCTGGACGTACTCCGTGGAGGCCGTCCCTGACACTACCCGGCAGCCGCCGGCGAAGAACCGGAGCTGGTCCGCGCCGCGCAGGATCTCCAGTTCACGGGTCGCGGCCCGGGGCTTGCCCGTGCACGCGACTTCGGCCTCGAGCAGGCGGTCCGCGTTGGTTTCGATGAGGTCCGCGAGCTGCAGCAGCAGCGCCTGGCGTTCGCCCGGCGTCGTGCGCTTGTAGCTTTTGAATGCCTGCTGCGCTGCCTGGAAGGCGAGGTCGACGGCGGCTGCGTCGCTGTCCGGGGCTGTGCCGATCTGGCGTCCCGTGCTGGGGTCGACGAAGGGCAGGCTTGCCAGGGCGTCAACGGCCTGGCCGTTGATGATGTTCTTGAGCGTAATCACGTTGGGGCTCCGGTCAGTCGGTGGAGGTCGGTCGTCGGAAGTTTTGGAGGGGAACGGGCGCTTTCGCGGGGGTGTGGTGTTTAGGGCAGGCTGATTCTCTGGTCTGTGATGACGTGGATCAGCGCGGACCTGCGCTGCCCCATCACAGCCTTGAGGGCACGTTCGACGGCGCCGGCGGCCTCGGCGTCCGACGTCACGGTTTCGGCGTGGCCGCCGAAGGCGCGCACGAGTGCGGCGAAATCGGGATTGGACAGCTGGGTTCCGGAGACGCGGCCCGGGAAGTGGCTCTCCTGATGGTCGCGGATTGTGGCGTATTGGCCGTTGTCCATGACGATGCCGAGGATCGGGACGCCGTATTGGGCTGCTGTTGCGAGTTCCTGGCCGTTCATGAGGAACTCGCCGTCGCCGCAGACCGCGACGATGAGGCGCTCGGGGTTTTCCAGGCCTGCCGCGACGGCGGATGGGATCGAGTACCCCATTGAGCCGTTTCGTGTGGCGAGCTGGGACGGGAAGACGTTCGTGGGAAAGAAGCGTTGCGCCCAAATGGTGTGATTGCCCGCGCCCAGCGTGCACATGGCGTCATCCGGCAACCGCTGGATGAGCTCGTTGATAACCACGCTCATGTGTGCGGTGCCTTCGGCCGCGGCGGGCAGGTCGGCGTAGTCACCGATGGCCGACAGGGCCAAGTGGGCCTGGTGGCCCCTGGCGCGCCAGTTGTCCCACTCCGCCGCCCGGCCGAGGTCAAGGTCCTCGACGGCCTCGGCGAACGCGACCGGTGAGGCGAGCATGTGGGCCGTGACTGCTCCGGAGCGTCCACGGAGCGTCGTGTCGATACTCACGATGTAGTTAACGGCGTCCGGCCGCTGGCGGAGGGTGAATCCGTCGGTGGGGACATCTGTCGGGAGGGCGCCAATGGCGAGCAGCACGTCGGCCTCGTCGAACATTTCGGCGGCAGTAGCACCGCGGCCGTAGCCGAGGGTTCCGATGTTGACCGGTGATGTGAAGGGAATCCTGTCGGACGCGTGCCAATCCTGTGCGACAGGGATGCCGTTGCGCTCGGCGAAGCGCGTGATCGCAGCGGACGATTCCCGGGTCCATCGTTGCCCGCCCACGTAGATGAGAGGATTCTCGGCCGCGCTGAGGGCAGTGCGGAGCTGATCGAGTTCGCGCGGTGAAACTGCGCCTTCGGTGACCGGGATCGGCGTGGCGATCTCGCCGTCAAAATCCTTGGCGATGACGTCTTCGGGAAGCCCAACTATCACGGGCCCGGGCCGGCCGGACTTTGCA
Above is a window of Arthrobacter pascens DNA encoding:
- a CDS encoding thiamine pyrophosphate-dependent enzyme, whose amino-acid sequence is MNHKLRHAGQAIVDSLAVHGVKRVFAVPGESYLAVLDGLHGTSIETVVARHEGGAAYMAEAHGKLTGEPGVAMVTRGPGAANASVAIHSAWQDGTPLVLFVGLVPIADRMRESFQEFDPNAWFGTQTKRVFVLDEPGRASEIVAEAFFAAKSGRPGPVIVGLPEDVIAKDFDGEIATPIPVTEGAVSPRELDQLRTALSAAENPLIYVGGQRWTRESSAAITRFAERNGIPVAQDWHASDRIPFTSPVNIGTLGYGRGATAAEMFDEADVLLAIGALPTDVPTDGFTLRQRPDAVNYIVSIDTTLRGRSGAVTAHMLASPVAFAEAVEDLDLGRAAEWDNWRARGHQAHLALSAIGDYADLPAAAEGTAHMSVVINELIQRLPDDAMCTLGAGNHTIWAQRFFPTNVFPSQLATRNGSMGYSIPSAVAAGLENPERLIVAVCGDGEFLMNGQELATAAQYGVPILGIVMDNGQYATIRDHQESHFPGRVSGTQLSNPDFAALVRAFGGHAETVTSDAEAAGAVERALKAVMGQRRSALIHVITDQRISLP
- a CDS encoding gamma-aminobutyraldehyde dehydrogenase, whose protein sequence is MITLKNIINGQAVDALASLPFVDPSTGRQIGTAPDSDAAAVDLAFQAAQQAFKSYKRTTPGERQALLLQLADLIETNADRLLEAEVACTGKPRAATRELEILRGADQLRFFAGGCRVVSGTASTEYVQGFTSTIRREPLGVVAQITPWNYPFMMAIWKIGPALAAGNTLVLKPADTTPWSTLILGELAQEVFPAGVVNIVCGGRDAGAAMVDHEIPEMVSITGSTRAGAQVMSAAAKTLKDVHLELGGKAPAIVFGDVDIQLTAKEIALSAFFNAGQDCTAVTRVLVEQSIHTEFAAALGSAAAALTVGGDDADLGPLNSAAQLERVEGFMSRLPANATVLSGGKRTGTGYHFQPTVIDGVFQSDEVVCDEIFGPVLTVQPFATEKEAIDLANGTKYALASSVWSNNHGVVTRVSNELDFGSVWINCHQVIPAEAPHGGFKHSGTGKDLSVFGLEDYTRIKSVTTSHR